The nucleotide window TAACCAATATTAGCAAGAATGGAAAGGATATGAGAACATCGCTCTGTCATTTTAGAACAAAGGACAGTTATATTAGAAGATCACACTTATTTTAGAACATTTTAAGGAATATTAGAACATTTCCAATTTTATTAGAACTTCCGAAGTTAAAGCTGACTTTCTTCTATTAGTAACTGATTAAAAAAGAACCCATTTTCGCTGCAAACGAAAATGGGTTCTGCGGAAGTTAGTCTCTACCGAATGGAATGCTGTTTTCTAATTGGACGAACGGATCTTTTTCATCGATGCGATCGTAAAACATAACACCGTTTAAATGATCTAATTCGTGCTGAAATGCGATTGCAGGAAGTCCTGATAAACGCATTTTCTTTTCTTCTCCGTCCACTGTCATAAACTTCACAGTGATACGTGCATAGCGGTAAACATAACCAGGTACGGCACGGTCTACCGAAAGGCAGCCTTCACCGCTTGTTATATACGTCTGTTCAACCGAATGGCTTACAATTTTAGGGTTAACTGCGACAAAGCTGATCTGTTCGCCGTTTTCATCTTCCAAATGCAGCGCAAACATACGTTTTAAACTGTTTACCTGGTTTGCAGCTAAGCCGATGCCGCCGCGTAAATTATATTTTTCAGCAATTTCCGGATTTTGGCTATTAATTAAATATTGCAGCATATCATCTGCGAGCTTTCGATCTTCTGCAGATAACGGAAAAGTAACTTCTTCCGCGCGTGTGCGTAATGTAGGGTGTCCTTCACGGATAATATGTTCCATTAAAATCATGTGAAACTTCCTTTCAGTTCAAACTTATATGTGTAAGTATACACGACTCTCCGGAATGGAAGTAAGAAAAAAACTTCTCCCAGAGAAAATTATCGTGATTTCAGATTTAACCATTCATTAAAAGGGAATGAATAAATCGTGTGTCGCTATAAATTAAAATAACAAAATTTATTGGGTGTTTTTTCTATTATAGTACAGAGGTGATTGTTGTGTAATACAGGTAATGTAACTGTATTAGTTTAGACTGATGCGAGGAAAAATCTTTAATTAAGATGATAAACAATGATTGACCGATAGAATTTTATTCTTTATACTCGGTTTATAGAAACGTTGTACTAGTAAAAAACGAAATTTTTTTAATACAGTTCAAAGGGGATGTAAACAATGGCAGAAAAAATGAAGAATCAATTGGACCCAGCTGGAACGTTACAGGAAATTGAAAGTAAGTTTGAGATGTTCCAAATTTTAAATGAGCAGGGTGAAATAGTAAATGAAGCGGCAATGCCGGACTTAACGGACGAGCAATTAGTTGAATTGATGGAACGTATGGTTTACGTACGTATTTTAGATCAACGTTCGATTTCGTTAAACCGTCAAGGACGTCTTGGTTTCTATGCACCGACTGCGGGTCAGGAAGCTTCACAACTTGCATCGCATTATGCTTTGGAAAAAGAAGACTGGATTTTACCGGGATATCGTGATGTTCCGCAAATCGTTATGCACGGGTTGCCGTTATGGAAGGCATTTTTATTCAGCCGCGGTCACTTCATTGGTAACCAGGTACCGGAAGGCGTTAATGTATTGGCACCACAAATTATTATCGGTGCACAATATATCCAAACTGCCGGTGTAGCACTTGGTTTACAAAAACGTGGTTCAGATACAGTTGCGATTACTTATACAGGTGATGGCGGTTCATCACAAGGTGATTTCTACGAAGGAATCAACTTTGCGGGCGCATTCAAATCACCGGCGATTTTCATCGTGCAAAACAACCAATATGCAATTTCGACACCGCGTGAATTACAGACATCTGCTAAAACAATTGCACAAAAAGGTATAGCTGCTGGTATTCCATGTGTATTAGTAGACGGAATGGATCCATTAGCAGTATATGCAGCGACAAAGGATGCGCGTGACCGTGCTGTTCGTGGTGAAGGACCAACATTAATCGAAACTATGTGTTACCGTTATGGGCCACATACGATGGCAGGGGATGACCCGACACGTTACCGTACAACGGATATCGACAATGAATGGGCTGCGAAAGATCCATTAGTACGCTTCCGTACATTCCTTGAAGGTAAAGGTTTATGGGATGAGCAAAAAGAAG belongs to Solibacillus sp. FSL W7-1436 and includes:
- the def gene encoding peptide deformylase, translating into MILMEHIIREGHPTLRTRAEEVTFPLSAEDRKLADDMLQYLINSQNPEIAEKYNLRGGIGLAANQVNSLKRMFALHLEDENGEQISFVAVNPKIVSHSVEQTYITSGEGCLSVDRAVPGYVYRYARITVKFMTVDGEEKKMRLSGLPAIAFQHELDHLNGVMFYDRIDEKDPFVQLENSIPFGRD
- the pdhA gene encoding pyruvate dehydrogenase (acetyl-transferring) E1 component subunit alpha, with the translated sequence MAEKMKNQLDPAGTLQEIESKFEMFQILNEQGEIVNEAAMPDLTDEQLVELMERMVYVRILDQRSISLNRQGRLGFYAPTAGQEASQLASHYALEKEDWILPGYRDVPQIVMHGLPLWKAFLFSRGHFIGNQVPEGVNVLAPQIIIGAQYIQTAGVALGLQKRGSDTVAITYTGDGGSSQGDFYEGINFAGAFKSPAIFIVQNNQYAISTPRELQTSAKTIAQKGIAAGIPCVLVDGMDPLAVYAATKDARDRAVRGEGPTLIETMCYRYGPHTMAGDDPTRYRTTDIDNEWAAKDPLVRFRTFLEGKGLWDEQKEEAVIERAKEEIKDAIKQADQAPKQKVTELMENMYAGEMPANLKEQYAIYKEKESK